From a single Rodentibacter sp. JRC1 genomic region:
- the ligA gene encoding NAD-dependent DNA ligase LigA, with protein MTSIQTQLETLRKTLRQYEYEYHVLDNPSVPDSEYDRLFHQLKALESDYPELITADSPTQRVGAKPLLGFSQIRHEIPMLSLDNAFSDEEFYAFVKRIEDRLTVLPKPLTFCCEPKLDGLAVSLLYVNGILTQAATRGDGTIGEDITANIRTIRNIPLQLLTDNPPARLEVRGEVFMPHTGFERLNERALARGEKTFANPRNAAAGSLRQLDPKITSQRPLVLNAYGIGIVEGVDLPSTHYERLQWLKAIGIPVNPEIRLCYGVDEVLDFYRDILSKRSDLGYDIDGTVLKINDIALQNELGFISKAPRWAIAYKFPAQEELTLLNDVEFQVGRTGAITPVAKLEPVFVGGVTVSNATLHNGDEIARLDIAIGDTVIIRRAGDVIPQIIGVLHERRPIDAKPIVFPTNCPVCDSLISRIEGEAVARCTGGLFCEAQRKEALKHFVSRKAMDIDGVGGKLIEQLVDRELIHTPADLFKLDLRTLTRLERMGAKSAENALNSLEKAKHTTLARFIFALGIREVGEATALNLANHFKNLDALQRADFEQLQQVSDVGEVVANRILAFWREPHNVDVVNDLIEQGVHWDKVEVKEAGDNPFKGKTIVLTGTLSQMGRNEAKALLQTMGAKVSGSVSAKTDFVIAGDSAGSKLAKALELGVTVLTEEEFLARI; from the coding sequence ATGACAAGCATTCAAACTCAACTTGAGACCCTTCGCAAAACCTTGCGCCAATACGAATATGAATACCACGTGTTGGATAATCCAAGCGTGCCGGATAGTGAATATGATCGCCTTTTCCATCAGCTTAAGGCTTTAGAATCTGATTATCCTGAACTTATTACCGCCGATTCACCTACTCAGCGAGTGGGGGCGAAACCGCTTTTAGGGTTCAGCCAAATTCGTCACGAAATTCCAATGCTTTCCTTAGATAATGCTTTTTCTGATGAAGAATTTTATGCTTTTGTTAAGCGTATTGAAGATCGACTAACGGTTTTGCCAAAACCGCTTACATTTTGTTGTGAGCCTAAATTGGATGGACTTGCCGTAAGTCTTTTATATGTAAACGGCATTCTTACCCAAGCGGCGACACGTGGAGATGGCACCATCGGTGAAGATATTACTGCGAATATTCGCACGATTCGTAATATTCCGTTGCAATTATTAACGGATAACCCACCCGCTCGGTTGGAAGTACGTGGTGAAGTATTTATGCCTCATACAGGGTTTGAACGTTTAAATGAACGGGCTTTGGCTCGTGGCGAAAAAACCTTTGCTAATCCACGTAATGCGGCGGCAGGGTCACTGCGTCAGTTAGATCCTAAAATCACCAGTCAGCGTCCATTGGTATTAAATGCCTATGGTATCGGCATTGTGGAAGGTGTGGATTTACCTTCCACTCATTATGAGCGTTTACAATGGTTAAAAGCGATTGGTATTCCGGTGAACCCGGAGATTCGCCTTTGTTATGGCGTGGACGAGGTTTTAGATTTCTACCGTGATATTCTAAGTAAACGGAGTGATTTAGGGTACGATATTGACGGTACTGTGTTGAAGATTAACGATATTGCTCTACAAAATGAGCTAGGTTTTATTTCCAAAGCACCACGTTGGGCGATCGCTTATAAATTCCCTGCGCAAGAAGAATTAACCCTATTGAATGATGTGGAATTCCAAGTAGGGCGTACAGGGGCGATTACACCGGTGGCAAAACTTGAGCCTGTGTTTGTCGGTGGCGTTACGGTAAGCAATGCGACATTACATAACGGTGATGAAATAGCCCGTTTGGATATTGCGATTGGCGATACGGTAATCATTCGTCGTGCGGGCGATGTCATTCCACAAATTATCGGCGTATTACACGAACGCCGTCCGATAGATGCAAAGCCGATTGTTTTCCCAACCAACTGTCCGGTATGTGATTCACTGATTAGTCGTATTGAAGGTGAAGCGGTGGCGCGTTGTACCGGTGGTTTATTCTGTGAGGCACAACGTAAAGAAGCGTTAAAGCATTTTGTATCGCGAAAAGCAATGGATATTGATGGCGTAGGCGGTAAATTGATTGAACAACTGGTCGATCGAGAATTAATTCACACACCGGCAGATTTATTCAAACTTGATCTCCGCACATTAACCCGTTTGGAACGTATGGGGGCAAAATCTGCCGAAAATGCCCTGAACAGTTTAGAAAAAGCGAAACATACCACATTGGCACGCTTTATTTTTGCATTGGGTATTCGTGAAGTGGGCGAGGCGACAGCATTGAATTTAGCCAATCATTTCAAAAATCTTGATGCTTTACAACGTGCTGATTTTGAACAACTTCAACAAGTATCGGATGTCGGCGAAGTGGTGGCAAACCGTATTTTGGCGTTTTGGCGCGAACCGCATAATGTGGATGTGGTAAATGATTTGATTGAGCAAGGCGTGCATTGGGATAAGGTGGAAGTAAAGGAAGCCGGCGACAATCCATTTAAAGGTAAAACCATCGTGCTTACCGGTACGCTCAGTCAAATGGGACGAAATGAAGCCAAAGCCTTGCTTCAAACTATGGGCGCAAAAGTCAGCGGTTCGGTTTCCGCCAAAACCGATTTTGTTATTGCCGGTGATAGTGCGGGTTCAAAACTCGCTAAAGCGCTGGAGTTGGGCGTGACGGTATTAACGGAAGAAGAATTTTTGGCACGGATCTAA
- a CDS encoding MerR family transcriptional regulator, with translation MKINELSLRTGVNLETIRYYEKQGILPEPKRAANGYRYYDEESVAQLNFVKNCRALGFSLEDIRQLNQLKFGMADHYQADCLVLNQLAQVEDKIARLLEIKTFLQSIVIKEEHSESECKVIAGLVEGKCG, from the coding sequence ATGAAAATTAATGAACTTAGTCTTCGCACCGGCGTAAACCTTGAAACGATTCGATATTATGAAAAACAAGGTATTTTACCCGAACCTAAACGGGCGGCGAACGGTTATCGTTATTATGATGAAGAAAGTGTTGCGCAACTGAATTTTGTAAAAAATTGCCGTGCTTTAGGCTTTTCGCTAGAGGATATTCGTCAACTCAATCAACTGAAATTCGGTATGGCGGATCATTATCAGGCGGATTGTCTTGTATTGAATCAACTTGCCCAAGTCGAAGATAAAATCGCCCGTTTATTGGAAATAAAAACGTTTCTACAATCTATTGTCATAAAAGAGGAGCATAGCGAGTCGGAATGCAAGGTAATCGCAGGTTTAGTCGAAGGAAAGTGCGGTTGA
- a CDS encoding cation diffusion facilitator family transporter: MNVSHSTNHLSHNHSHHHNHSEKNKTILGISLSIITIYMVVEFLGGYFFQSLTLMADAGHMANDSLSLLLALMALFLSVKWQKWFALLNGVSLIGVAIWILFEALQRWQSPTEMQVLPMLSVAITGLGVNILVAWIMLKSDHDNLNIRAAYLHVLADLFGSVVAIVAGLSVLWFGWQWVDIVASAILSLLVLRSGVAVTIQAIRALRNNDEHFSLTSHSH, encoded by the coding sequence ATGAACGTTTCTCATTCAACAAATCATTTGTCGCATAACCATTCCCATCATCATAATCATTCAGAGAAAAACAAAACGATTTTAGGTATTAGTTTGTCCATTATCACCATTTATATGGTGGTGGAATTTCTTGGCGGATATTTTTTCCAAAGCCTCACTTTAATGGCAGACGCCGGGCATATGGCGAATGACAGCCTGTCGCTTTTGTTGGCATTAATGGCATTGTTTTTAAGCGTAAAATGGCAAAAATGGTTTGCTTTGTTAAACGGTGTTTCATTGATTGGGGTTGCCATTTGGATTTTATTTGAAGCTTTGCAACGTTGGCAATCTCCTACCGAAATGCAAGTGCTTCCTATGTTGAGCGTGGCAATCACAGGGCTTGGTGTGAATATTTTGGTGGCTTGGATTATGCTTAAAAGTGATCACGATAATTTGAATATTCGAGCCGCTTACCTGCACGTCTTGGCGGATTTATTCGGATCGGTGGTAGCGATTGTGGCGGGATTAAGCGTATTATGGTTTGGCTGGCAATGGGTGGATATCGTAGCAAGTGCGATTTTGAGCCTGCTTGTTTTGCGTAGCGGCGTAGCAGTGACTATTCAGGCGATTAGGGCATTGCGGAATAATGATGAGCATTTTTCGTTAACATCACATTCTCATTGA
- a CDS encoding MmcQ/YjbR family DNA-binding protein has protein sequence MNTETLLSKIEQSYGTPAEYLWSKFPDYAVFRHQNNRKWFAVLMSPEAAKIGVEKEGKITIINVKVKTEEIGSLRMMKGVYPAYHMNKEHWLSLNLSEIDDNLLLELLDESFALTAIKSRVKGI, from the coding sequence ATGAACACAGAAACACTCCTTTCCAAAATCGAACAAAGTTACGGTACGCCGGCAGAATATTTATGGTCAAAATTTCCTGATTATGCGGTATTTCGACATCAAAATAATCGTAAATGGTTTGCCGTTTTAATGTCGCCGGAAGCGGCCAAAATCGGTGTGGAAAAAGAGGGAAAGATCACAATCATCAATGTGAAGGTCAAAACGGAAGAAATCGGCTCACTCAGAATGATGAAAGGTGTTTATCCTGCATATCATATGAATAAAGAACACTGGTTGAGCCTAAATCTCTCGGAAATTGATGATAATTTGTTGCTTGAGTTACTTGATGAAAGTTTTGCTTTAACGGCAATCAAGTCTCGGGTGAAAGGCATATAA
- the zipA gene encoding cell division protein ZipA, whose amino-acid sequence MDLNTILIILGVVALIALVAHGLWSNRREKSKYFKNAATFNRTFTQDRSEQDQNIASSTTQSVSQSQPAFEQNTQSPSFDEQLSPQVDSHEIERTVDDIKISIPNSTPVREPIRVEYNMKPSQSIPNPATMTLEQLEAQSNEFDGINSSSPELREQLSQMALGESDEVKSAVYFNQARTPEASVEKQTSGYIQLYVISPQHREFQGSRLIASLENLGFIFGSHNMYHRHFDLSVASPTLFSVANLQDEGRFNPYNVDFTTIGVALFMKLPSPGNALANLKLMIRAAKTLAEELGGSVLTEDEQIFDDYQEQRYLSRV is encoded by the coding sequence ATGGATCTTAATACAATTTTGATTATTTTAGGGGTGGTGGCACTTATCGCTCTTGTTGCGCACGGATTATGGTCAAATCGCCGTGAGAAATCAAAGTATTTTAAAAACGCAGCCACATTTAACCGCACTTTTACACAAGATCGGTCTGAACAAGATCAAAACATCGCTTCTTCGACTACGCAATCCGTTTCTCAGTCACAGCCTGCTTTTGAGCAAAATACACAATCGCCATCCTTTGATGAGCAACTTTCCCCACAAGTGGATTCTCACGAAATAGAAAGAACGGTAGATGATATTAAAATTTCCATTCCAAATTCTACTCCGGTGCGTGAACCGATTCGTGTCGAATATAATATGAAACCGAGTCAATCTATACCAAATCCTGCGACAATGACACTTGAACAACTGGAAGCGCAAAGTAACGAATTTGACGGTATTAATTCATCTTCGCCCGAATTGCGCGAACAACTTTCACAAATGGCGTTAGGCGAGTCAGATGAGGTGAAATCAGCCGTCTATTTTAATCAAGCACGTACGCCGGAAGCCTCGGTAGAAAAACAAACTTCAGGTTATATTCAGCTTTATGTGATTTCACCGCAACATCGTGAGTTTCAAGGTTCAAGATTGATTGCATCGCTTGAGAATTTAGGTTTTATTTTTGGCAGCCATAATATGTACCACCGTCATTTTGATTTAAGCGTGGCAAGTCCGACCTTATTTAGTGTGGCGAATTTACAAGATGAGGGGCGTTTTAACCCATATAATGTTGATTTCACCACAATCGGTGTGGCGTTATTTATGAAATTGCCTTCGCCGGGAAATGCCTTGGCGAATCTTAAGTTAATGATTCGTGCTGCTAAAACCCTTGCTGAAGAATTGGGCGGTTCCGTATTAACCGAAGATGAGCAAATTTTTGACGATTACCAAGAACAACGTTATCTTTCCCGCGTGTAA
- a CDS encoding SDR family oxidoreductase → MNNIQNKVVIITGASSGIGEATAYKLAENGAKLVLGARREEKLKAIVENIKAKGGEAVYRVTDVVKAEDNTALVELAKSAFGKVDAIFLNAGLMPNSPLSALETNNWNAMVDVNIKGVLNGIAAVLPTFEAQKSGHILAVSSVAGLKVYPGASVYCGTKWAVKAIMEGLRMESAQAGTNIRTATIYPAAVQSELVDHITNESTSKGYRELYDTFEIPAERVANVVAFALSQPEDTNISEFTLGPTTQPW, encoded by the coding sequence ATGAATAATATTCAAAATAAAGTCGTGATTATTACAGGTGCATCATCAGGTATTGGTGAGGCAACCGCTTATAAATTAGCGGAAAATGGAGCGAAATTAGTATTAGGTGCACGCCGTGAAGAGAAATTGAAAGCGATTGTCGAGAACATTAAAGCGAAAGGCGGTGAAGCGGTGTATCGGGTTACCGATGTGGTGAAGGCGGAAGATAATACGGCATTGGTGGAATTGGCAAAATCGGCTTTTGGTAAAGTAGATGCGATTTTCCTAAATGCGGGCTTAATGCCGAATTCACCGCTTTCCGCCTTGGAAACGAATAACTGGAATGCGATGGTGGATGTTAATATCAAAGGGGTATTAAACGGAATCGCAGCGGTTTTACCAACCTTTGAAGCGCAAAAATCAGGACATATTTTAGCGGTGTCTTCCGTTGCGGGTTTGAAAGTGTATCCCGGCGCAAGCGTGTATTGCGGCACAAAATGGGCGGTAAAAGCGATTATGGAAGGTTTGCGTATGGAATCTGCTCAAGCCGGAACGAATATTCGCACGGCAACGATTTATCCGGCTGCGGTGCAATCGGAACTGGTTGATCACATCACTAATGAATCGACATCTAAAGGGTATCGAGAGCTTTATGATACTTTTGAAATTCCGGCGGAACGTGTGGCGAATGTAGTGGCTTTTGCGCTTTCTCAACCGGAAGATACCAACATCAGTGAATTTACCTTAGGCCCGACAACACAGCCTTGGTAA
- a CDS encoding SWEET family sugar transporter, producing the protein MEQRFITILGWVATFTAVCMYVSYLEQIGLNLAGQKGGVLQPLATAINCSLWVAYGLLKEKRDYPVALANSPGVVLGLIAFFTAF; encoded by the coding sequence ATGGAACAACGTTTTATTACTATTTTAGGCTGGGTTGCTACCTTTACCGCCGTTTGTATGTATGTGTCCTATTTGGAACAAATCGGCTTAAATTTAGCCGGCCAAAAAGGCGGGGTGTTACAACCGCTTGCTACAGCGATTAACTGTTCTCTTTGGGTTGCTTACGGCTTACTCAAAGAAAAACGGGATTATCCGGTCGCTTTAGCTAACTCCCCCGGTGTTGTGTTGGGATTAATTGCGTTTTTTACCGCATTTTAG